A segment of the Phorcysia thermohydrogeniphila genome:
GGCTGTTTTACCTCTTTAACTTTCTTCTTCCTCTTCTTTATAAGAGCTTTTACGGCTAAGTACTCAAGTATCCTGTTTTTAACTTTATCAAGGTCGTAGTGGTCTTCGTCCAAGATTTCCCTTGCTCTTTCTATATCAAGCTTGTCTCTCGTCCTCTTTGACCAAGGGAGCTCTATCATCCACTCAATCCACGTCCTAAGGACGGCAGCTTCGGCAGATTCGGGGTGCATCTTTTCAAGACGGGAGAGCTCCTTTAGGACGGACTCCTCAACCTCCTTGGGCATTTTGGCTTTCTTTATTTTCTCCCTGTACTCCTCAATCTCTTTTGTCTTTTCCTCTTCCTCTCCAAGTTCCTTCCTAATGGCCCGGAGCTGTTGACGCAGGAAGTATTCCCTCTGCTCTTTCTCCATAGACTCCCGGGCCTTGGTTCTTATGAGCTCCTGTATTTCAAGGACTTTTATGTCGTGCTCAAGCTTTTCACTTATCTTCCTTAAACGCTCTATGGGGTCAATGGTGGAAAGGAGTGCGATAGCCTCTTCTGTAGAGAGCTCAAGCTGTCCGGCAACGAGGTCTGCAAGCCTTCCCGGGTCTTCAATGGAACGGAGGATGGCAACCATATCGGGAGGTATCTGCTTTCCAAGGGCAACGACCCTCTCTATCTGGTCCTTTACAAGCTTAACGAGGGCTTCCTCTTCAAGGCTCTGGGGGACGTGTTCCGGCTCAACGATGTGCTCAAGTACGGCCCGATAGTGGTTCTCCTCAACCTTAAACTCCTTTATCTTTGCCCTTCCAAGTCCCTGAACGAGAATCTTTACCCTGCCGTCACCCATCTTCATAGCCTTCAGGATGACGGCAACAGTCCCGTAGTCGTAGAGGTCCTCCCTCTTTGGCTCTTCAACGTCCTTGTCCTTCTGTGTTGCAAGGAAAATCAGCTTGTGCTCCCTAAGGGCCTCCTCAACGGCATTAAGTGAAAAAGGCCTTCCCACAAAGAGAGGAGCTATCATCATAGGGAAGACTACAACGTCCCTTAGGGGAAGGACGGGGAGCTCCTCCGGAAACCTCGCCTCAGCTATCTGATTCATCATTTCTGCCATTTTCAAACTCCTCTTTTAGTCTCTTTTTTAAGAACCTGAGGAACGGTTCCCTCAGCTCCTTCCTTGAAAGGGCAAAATCTACAGTGGCCTCAAGGAACCCCACCTTCGTTCCTGTATCGTACCTCTTGCCTTTCATTATCTTAGCATAGATGGCTTCCCTCAGCCCTAACTTCTGGATACCGTCTGTTAGCTGGATTTCCCCTCCTTTGCCGGGGGGGATATTTCTTAAGGCTTCAAATATACCGGGAGTAAGGATGTACCTACCTGTAATGGCAAGGTTTGAGGGAGCTTCTTCCGGCGAAGGCTTCTCTATCAGGGTATCAACCTTATAAATCCCCTCCTCTATCTCCTTCCCGGCAACTATTCCGTACTTACTTACCTCTTCTCTGGAAACTTCCTGAATTCCAAGAACGCAACAGCGATACTTATTAAAAACGTCTATAAGCTGTTTTATAGCCGGAGGGTCAGAGACCATAATATCGTCACCAAGTAAAACGGCAAAGGGCTCGTTACCAACGGCAGGCTCAGCTGTAAGGATTGCGTGTCCAAGGCCAAGGGGCTCTTTCTGTCTCACGTAGACTATATCAACAAGCTCGGAAATTTCCCGAACGAGCTTTAGGAGCTCCTCCTTTCCCTTCTCTTCAAGGGCCCTCTCAAGCTCTAAATTCCTGTCAAAGTGGTCCTCTATCGCCCTCTTGTGCCTTCCGGTAACAAAGATTATCTGCTTTATCCCAGCAGCTACAGCTTCCTCAACGATGTACTGAATCACCGGTTTATCAACTATTGGAAGCATCTCCTTAGGTTGCGCCTTCGTTGCCGGCAAGAACCTTGTCCCAAGTCCGGCAACGGGAATCACAGCCTTCCTTATTACCATTTAGACCTCCTGAGGAAACGTCTTAGCGAAGATGCACTTTAAGTACCTTGACTCCGGTATCTGGAGGACGAAGGGGTGGTCCTTTGCCTGATAGGTGGTGTAGAGAACCCTCAGGGGAGTCCTCGTATCGTAGGCGGCAGAGAGGAGTATCTCTTCAAGGATTGGGGGCGTTACGTGGTGGGAACAGGAACAGACAACGAGACTGCCCCCCGGCTTTAGCATCTTAATGCCCCTTAGAAAGAGCTCTTTGTATCCCCTCTTAGCCTGTTCAAGCACCTTTTTACTCTTTGCAAAGGCCGGAGGGTCTATAACGATGGCGTCAAACTTTTCACCTGAAAGCTGCATCTCCTTTAGAACCTTAAAGGCGTCACCCTTAACCGTCTTAAACCTGTCCTCAACGCCGTTTAGCCTTGCGTTCTCTTTTGCAAGGTCAAGGGCAAGCTGGGAACTATCTACAGCGACAACCTCTCCGGCTTTACCCAGTACCAAGGCGTGAATACCAAAACCTCCAAGGTGGCAGAAGGCGTCAAGAACTCTATCTCCCTCTTTAACAAACTCCTTCGCAAAGAGGAGCTTGTTCTCCCTCTGGTCTAAGAAGTAACCGGTCTTCTGTCCACCAACTATCTGAACGTTGAACTTTATGCCGTTTTCCGTAATTACGACCCTCTCCGGAATGTCCCCGTAGAGGGGCTGTTCTACCATCTGGAGTCCCTCAAGCTCACGGGCAGGGACGGTTGACTTCTCATAGACCCCCTTAGGCTTAACAACGTCAACGAGGGCCCTTACCACCTTCTCCTTTAGTGCCTCCATTCCAAGGGTCGTAACCTGAACCACCAAGTAACCGCTGTAGTAGTCAACTATCAGGCCGGGCAGGTAGTCGGCCTCTGAGTGAATGAGGCGAAAGGCGCTACAGTTTTCAGGAACTATC
Coding sequences within it:
- a CDS encoding class I SAM-dependent rRNA methyltransferase produces the protein MLQVSIKKGREKRIRGFHPWVYRNDILSFSRRPKPGELCIVRDHKGAFLAKGYINPDSYISIRILTYRKDEPIDYEFFRRRVEEAYSYRQQIVPENCSAFRLIHSEADYLPGLIVDYYSGYLVVQVTTLGMEALKEKVVRALVDVVKPKGVYEKSTVPARELEGLQMVEQPLYGDIPERVVITENGIKFNVQIVGGQKTGYFLDQRENKLLFAKEFVKEGDRVLDAFCHLGGFGIHALVLGKAGEVVAVDSSQLALDLAKENARLNGVEDRFKTVKGDAFKVLKEMQLSGEKFDAIVIDPPAFAKSKKVLEQAKRGYKELFLRGIKMLKPGGSLVVCSCSHHVTPPILEEILLSAAYDTRTPLRVLYTTYQAKDHPFVLQIPESRYLKCIFAKTFPQEV
- the galU gene encoding UTP--glucose-1-phosphate uridylyltransferase GalU, with translation MVIRKAVIPVAGLGTRFLPATKAQPKEMLPIVDKPVIQYIVEEAVAAGIKQIIFVTGRHKRAIEDHFDRNLELERALEEKGKEELLKLVREISELVDIVYVRQKEPLGLGHAILTAEPAVGNEPFAVLLGDDIMVSDPPAIKQLIDVFNKYRCCVLGIQEVSREEVSKYGIVAGKEIEEGIYKVDTLIEKPSPEEAPSNLAITGRYILTPGIFEALRNIPPGKGGEIQLTDGIQKLGLREAIYAKIMKGKRYDTGTKVGFLEATVDFALSRKELREPFLRFLKKRLKEEFENGRNDESDS